In Pirellulales bacterium, the following are encoded in one genomic region:
- a CDS encoding PH domain-containing protein — translation MTCKQCQATTPDDAAFCHKCGAALGNLAADLTARQRFGMALARGDGGDEPEKILWQGRFSKRAMIGSWISAGVFTLALLALAVAAGFSGKAWLVTTGALAATWLGLLILLLYRQVSVHYYLTNQRILHERGLLWREIDRIEAIDVDDVSFTQGPVERLLGIGTVRIRSSDVSTPTFEIAGIEDVRNLATMIDEVRRAERRRRGLHIESV, via the coding sequence ATGACCTGCAAACAATGCCAAGCGACCACGCCCGACGACGCGGCGTTCTGCCACAAATGCGGAGCCGCGCTGGGGAATCTCGCCGCCGACCTCACCGCCCGGCAGCGGTTCGGCATGGCGCTCGCCCGGGGGGACGGGGGGGACGAGCCCGAGAAAATCCTCTGGCAGGGGCGGTTCTCCAAGCGGGCGATGATCGGCTCGTGGATCTCCGCCGGCGTCTTCACGCTGGCGCTGCTGGCATTGGCCGTCGCCGCCGGGTTCAGCGGCAAGGCGTGGCTCGTCACGACCGGGGCGCTCGCCGCCACGTGGCTCGGTCTGCTGATCCTGCTGCTGTACCGCCAAGTGAGCGTTCACTACTACCTGACCAACCAGCGAATCCTCCACGAGCGCGGCCTGCTGTGGCGCGAGATCGACCGCATCGAGGCGATCGACGTCGACGACGTGTCGTTCACGCAGGGGCCGGTCGAACGGTTGCTGGGGATCGGCACGGTTCGCATTCGGTCCAGCGACGTCTCGACCCCTACGTTCGAGATCGCGGGGATCGAAGACGTTCGCAACTTGGCGACGATGATCGACGAAGTCCGCCGCGCGGAGCGCCGCCGGCGGGGGTTGCATATCGAGTCGGTGTAG
- the nrdR gene encoding transcriptional regulator NrdR, translated as MKCPFCRVDNDKVIDSRACQDGFSIRRRRECLSCQRRYTTYERIEEAVVKVVKRDGSREPLCRDKIKRGLERACWKRPISDRDVERTVTAIENDVYTSFDSEIDSQRLGELVMEHLRDLDEVAFVRFASVYRQFADAGDFVDELRPFLADRKSLR; from the coding sequence ATGAAGTGCCCATTCTGTCGCGTCGACAACGACAAGGTGATCGACTCGCGGGCCTGCCAGGACGGCTTCTCGATCCGGCGGCGGCGCGAATGTCTGTCGTGCCAGCGCCGCTACACGACCTACGAGCGCATCGAGGAGGCGGTGGTCAAAGTCGTCAAGCGGGACGGCTCGCGCGAACCCCTATGTCGCGACAAGATCAAGCGCGGGCTGGAGCGGGCGTGCTGGAAACGCCCCATCAGCGACCGGGACGTCGAGCGGACCGTCACCGCGATCGAGAACGACGTCTACACAAGCTTCGATTCCGAGATCGACAGCCAACGGCTCGGCGAGCTTGTGATGGAGCACCTCCGCGACCTCGACGAAGTGGCGTTCGTCCGCTTCGCGAGCGTCTATCGGCAGTTTGCCGACGCGGGCGACTTCGTCGACGAGCTGCGCCCGTTCCTCGCTGATCGCAAGTCGTTGCGCTAG
- a CDS encoding PQQ-dependent sugar dehydrogenase, giving the protein MSRPMRTFASMLRLSPALPLALAVLAVAPAFALDESPLPVDVAPAFPDLKWPDDLTGMDTGRIRDVRPLWIGGSGDGSGRLFLATQHGTIHVLGKGSAGGDRRMVLDIRDRVSFDPGVNEEGFMGLAFHPKFRENGELFVYYTASRAHDQRRRSIVSRFKMAKDDPDRVDPGSEQVLMSIDQPYWNHNGGTIVFGPDGFLYICLGDGGAADDPHMNAQNLRSLLGKILRIDVDRREGDRPYAIPADNPFAGQPRYARGEIWAYGLRNVWRLSFDRETGAAWAGDVGQDALEEIDLIVRGGNYGWNLREGRHPFGPFGAGGAPALIDPVWEYDRSQGKSITGGSVYRGPGVPELTGYYLYADHVSGTVWGLKYDFDRREAVANRRIVPSGGAVITFGEADDGETYYSTMDGSVLKFVSRPAASRVTGQGGRPGIAAQRP; this is encoded by the coding sequence ATGAGCCGTCCTATGCGCACGTTCGCCTCCATGTTGCGCCTCTCCCCTGCCCTCCCGCTCGCTTTAGCGGTGTTGGCCGTCGCACCGGCTTTCGCGCTCGACGAGTCCCCGCTGCCAGTGGACGTCGCGCCCGCGTTTCCGGATCTCAAGTGGCCTGACGACCTTACGGGGATGGACACGGGACGCATTCGCGACGTCCGCCCCTTGTGGATCGGCGGCAGCGGCGACGGCTCGGGGCGGCTGTTTCTTGCGACCCAACACGGCACGATTCACGTGCTCGGCAAAGGCTCCGCCGGAGGCGATCGGCGGATGGTTCTCGACATTCGCGATCGGGTCTCGTTCGATCCCGGGGTGAACGAAGAAGGGTTCATGGGGCTCGCGTTTCATCCCAAGTTTCGCGAGAACGGCGAGCTGTTCGTCTACTATACCGCCAGCCGCGCACACGATCAGCGGCGCCGGTCGATCGTATCGCGATTCAAAATGGCCAAGGACGACCCTGATCGCGTCGATCCGGGCAGCGAACAGGTGCTGATGTCGATCGATCAGCCGTACTGGAATCACAACGGCGGCACGATCGTCTTCGGCCCCGACGGGTTTTTGTACATTTGCCTCGGCGACGGCGGGGCGGCCGACGATCCGCACATGAACGCGCAGAATCTCCGCTCGCTGCTCGGCAAGATCCTGCGGATCGACGTCGATCGCCGCGAGGGGGACCGGCCCTACGCGATCCCGGCCGACAACCCGTTCGCGGGGCAGCCGCGTTACGCCCGGGGCGAGATTTGGGCCTACGGGCTGCGCAACGTGTGGCGATTGTCCTTCGATCGCGAGACGGGCGCCGCCTGGGCCGGCGACGTCGGGCAAGATGCGTTGGAGGAGATCGACCTGATCGTCCGCGGCGGCAACTACGGTTGGAACCTGCGCGAGGGACGCCACCCGTTCGGGCCGTTCGGCGCGGGGGGGGCTCCCGCGCTGATCGATCCCGTCTGGGAGTACGATCGCAGCCAGGGAAAGAGCATTACGGGGGGCTCGGTCTATCGCGGTCCCGGCGTGCCGGAACTCACGGGCTACTACCTGTACGCCGACCACGTGTCGGGCACGGTGTGGGGATTGAAGTACGACTTCGACCGTCGCGAAGCGGTCGCCAATCGGCGAATCGTCCCCTCGGGCGGGGCGGTCATTACGTTCGGCGAGGCCGACGACGGCGAAACGTACTACTCGACCATGGACGGCAGCGTGCTGAAGTTCGTCTCCCGCCCCGCCGCCTCGCGAGTCACCGGCCAAGGAGGTCGTCCGGGAATCGCGGCGCAACGGCCGTAG
- a CDS encoding cation acetate symporter: MNYEASPLAIAVFAGFLAFTLGLSFYLGRKAKSSAGYFAAHGQIPWFVNGVAFAGDYLSAASFLGICGMIAFYGYDGFLYSIGYLAGWIVALLVIAEPMKRLGKFTFADALNARFQSRGIKLAAGVSTLAVSLFYLIPQMVGAGALVQPLLGLPHWAGVVIVGTVVILIVATAGMVSTTWVQFLKGALLVGFSAALVVMILERGFQVDEAAAERFTTIGPIAGPWPQAALAHPELAGATLVDHGPAWTEAGVLHVKFPATAGIDKQAVAAAVWTQRDAGEGSYYLDLAQAVFTRPDGTSTTLGGIAPAGESESPLLPVGRVAKLPGNVAKTGPLGPLEFFSTLQQSEVVLWSSRKLKGPDGVDATVYYQKPTPGSQVLRPGEHPNFQGIRSDKPTDKANFLSLMLALFCGTASLPHILIRYYTVKDEAAARKSTIVGIATIGFFYVLTLYLGLGAMTSGALDVTDTNMAAPLLARSISETLFAIISAIAFTTVLGTVSGLILASAGAVTHDLVAVAGGVHLTEHQQVRIAKISAVVIGAAAVALGIVFKGMNVSYLVGWAFSVAASANLPALVTTLFWRRVTAPGIVAAVLTGMISSLAWILLSGDTYAQIFGLPAAEAPAPFSQPGLVTIPLGFVTVIVVSLLTQPRES, encoded by the coding sequence ATGAACTACGAAGCCTCGCCGCTGGCGATCGCCGTGTTTGCAGGCTTCCTGGCGTTCACGCTGGGACTGAGCTTCTACCTGGGGCGCAAGGCCAAATCGTCGGCCGGCTATTTCGCCGCCCATGGGCAGATCCCCTGGTTCGTCAACGGCGTGGCCTTCGCCGGCGATTACCTGTCGGCCGCGTCGTTTCTGGGCATCTGCGGGATGATCGCCTTCTACGGGTACGACGGATTTCTGTACTCGATCGGCTACCTGGCCGGGTGGATCGTGGCGCTGTTGGTGATCGCCGAGCCGATGAAGCGGCTGGGAAAGTTCACGTTCGCCGATGCGCTGAACGCCCGGTTCCAGTCGCGGGGGATCAAACTGGCCGCCGGCGTGAGCACGCTTGCCGTGAGTCTGTTCTACCTGATCCCGCAGATGGTCGGGGCGGGAGCGCTCGTGCAGCCGCTGTTGGGTCTGCCCCATTGGGCGGGGGTCGTGATCGTCGGGACCGTGGTGATCCTCATCGTCGCGACCGCGGGAATGGTCTCGACCACCTGGGTGCAGTTCCTCAAGGGGGCCCTGCTGGTGGGGTTCAGCGCGGCGCTTGTCGTGATGATCCTCGAACGCGGGTTTCAAGTCGACGAGGCGGCGGCCGAGCGGTTCACGACCATCGGCCCGATCGCCGGCCCCTGGCCGCAGGCGGCGCTTGCGCACCCCGAACTCGCCGGGGCGACGCTCGTCGACCACGGCCCTGCATGGACCGAAGCGGGCGTGCTCCACGTGAAGTTCCCCGCCACGGCCGGCATCGACAAGCAAGCGGTCGCCGCCGCCGTGTGGACCCAACGCGACGCAGGGGAAGGGAGCTACTATCTCGATCTCGCTCAGGCGGTGTTCACTAGGCCGGACGGCACGTCGACAACCCTCGGCGGGATCGCGCCAGCAGGCGAGTCGGAATCGCCGCTGCTGCCGGTCGGTCGCGTGGCTAAGTTGCCGGGGAACGTCGCGAAGACCGGGCCGCTCGGACCGCTGGAGTTCTTCAGCACTCTGCAGCAGAGCGAGGTCGTGCTGTGGAGTTCGCGGAAGCTCAAAGGGCCCGATGGAGTCGACGCGACCGTCTACTACCAGAAACCGACCCCCGGCAGCCAGGTCCTGCGCCCCGGCGAGCACCCCAACTTCCAGGGCATCCGCAGCGACAAGCCGACCGACAAGGCGAACTTCCTGTCGCTCATGCTCGCGTTGTTCTGCGGCACGGCGTCGTTGCCGCACATTCTGATCCGCTATTACACGGTCAAGGACGAAGCCGCGGCCCGCAAGAGCACAATCGTCGGGATCGCGACGATCGGGTTCTTTTACGTGCTCACCCTGTACCTGGGGCTGGGGGCGATGACCAGCGGGGCGCTCGACGTGACCGACACGAACATGGCGGCGCCGCTGTTGGCCCGCTCGATCAGCGAGACGCTGTTCGCGATCATCTCGGCGATCGCCTTCACGACCGTGTTGGGCACGGTCAGCGGTTTGATCCTCGCCTCCGCGGGGGCCGTGACGCACGACCTGGTCGCGGTCGCGGGGGGCGTCCATCTCACCGAGCATCAGCAGGTGCGAATTGCCAAAATCTCGGCGGTCGTCATCGGGGCCGCGGCGGTTGCGCTAGGGATCGTGTTCAAGGGGATGAACGTCAGTTACCTCGTCGGCTGGGCGTTCAGCGTCGCGGCGTCGGCGAATCTGCCGGCGCTGGTGACGACCCTGTTCTGGCGGCGAGTGACCGCCCCGGGAATCGTGGCGGCCGTGCTGACGGGGATGATCAGCTCGCTCGCCTGGATCCTGCTGTCGGGAGACACGTACGCCCAGATCTTCGGCCTGCCTGCGGCCGAGGCGCCCGCGCCGTTCAGCCAACCGGGGCTCGTGACGATCCCGCTGGGATTCGTCACGGTGATCGTGGTGTCGTTGCTGACGCAGCCCCGCGAATCCTAA
- a CDS encoding DUF485 domain-containing protein, protein MSKNARIGLVLCALYIVFYGGFVLLAAFWPEAMDRTPWLGINLAVWYGFGLIAGAIAMSLLYGLACRGSGDYDDGRAGDAGAGR, encoded by the coding sequence ATGTCCAAGAATGCGCGCATCGGGCTCGTGCTCTGCGCCCTGTACATCGTGTTTTACGGCGGCTTCGTCCTGCTGGCGGCGTTCTGGCCGGAGGCGATGGATCGCACCCCGTGGCTGGGGATCAACCTGGCCGTCTGGTACGGTTTCGGCTTGATCGCCGGGGCGATCGCCATGTCGCTCCTCTACGGTCTGGCCTGCCGGGGGAGCGGCGACTACGACGACGGCAGAGCTGGCGATGCGGGGGCGGGGCGATGA
- a CDS encoding redoxin domain-containing protein translates to MRFQLTAVATVLLGSLAQSGAFVHAQNAGPEDAALVAGEHRAMVPHRLLALLHAPEVQQELKLSPGQVAKLERRFAQVDGPWFRNRIQPPEVQLPELDRLEAEMRTWLVKNFSFGQRRRLLQIEWQALGGRMLLRTDFARALELTPEQQQEFAAAAAKTDAALKELPQEEQPRTEAIAAAQRTENEAVNAILTEDQRQRFSEVVGKPFDVRKLTRAFPLAPELVPVATWYNSEPLTLASLRGKVTLVHFYAFQCSNCKANFAIYRRWHEQLAARGVVVIGIQTPETASERDPAAVEKAAKETQLEFPILLDAEAANWKAWGNTMWPTVYVVDKRGYLRHWWQGELNWQGATADKTIEQVVEAALAEPDPE, encoded by the coding sequence ATGCGATTCCAATTGACTGCCGTCGCGACGGTCCTCCTCGGAAGCCTCGCCCAATCAGGCGCCTTCGTGCATGCCCAGAATGCGGGCCCGGAGGACGCGGCTTTGGTCGCCGGCGAGCATCGGGCGATGGTCCCTCACCGGCTGCTCGCCTTGCTCCATGCGCCGGAGGTTCAGCAGGAACTCAAGCTTTCGCCCGGGCAGGTCGCCAAGCTCGAACGACGGTTCGCCCAGGTCGACGGGCCGTGGTTCCGCAACCGCATCCAGCCCCCCGAGGTTCAGTTGCCGGAGCTTGATCGGCTGGAGGCCGAGATGCGCACCTGGCTCGTCAAGAATTTCAGCTTCGGGCAGCGCCGACGGCTGCTGCAGATCGAGTGGCAGGCGCTGGGCGGCCGCATGCTGTTGCGAACCGACTTCGCCCGGGCGCTCGAACTCACGCCCGAACAGCAGCAGGAATTCGCCGCAGCCGCCGCCAAGACGGACGCCGCGCTCAAGGAGTTGCCGCAGGAGGAGCAGCCGCGCACCGAAGCGATTGCCGCGGCCCAGCGCACCGAGAACGAAGCCGTTAACGCGATCCTCACGGAAGACCAGAGGCAGCGATTCAGCGAAGTCGTCGGCAAACCGTTCGACGTCCGCAAACTCACCCGCGCCTTTCCGTTGGCGCCGGAGCTGGTTCCCGTCGCCACATGGTACAACTCCGAGCCGCTGACGCTCGCTTCCCTGCGCGGAAAAGTGACGCTGGTCCACTTCTACGCCTTTCAATGCAGCAACTGCAAAGCGAACTTCGCCATCTACCGCCGCTGGCACGAGCAACTCGCCGCGCGCGGAGTGGTCGTCATCGGCATTCAAACCCCCGAGACCGCCTCCGAACGCGATCCCGCGGCCGTGGAGAAGGCCGCCAAGGAGACCCAACTCGAGTTTCCGATCCTGCTCGACGCCGAGGCGGCCAACTGGAAGGCCTGGGGCAACACGATGTGGCCCACGGTCTACGTCGTCGACAAGCGGGGTTACCTGCGCCACTGGTGGCAAGGAGAACTGAACTGGCAAGGCGCCACGGCGGACAAAACGATCGAACAGGTCGTCGAAGCGGCACTCGCGGAGCCGGATCCGGAGTAG
- a CDS encoding amidohydrolase has product MPVVRCAILIAAFASTLAGSVGDAACAAEPAALVVFGKTWTGAAVQPWAEAIAIRGERIVAVGARGEINELVGPETRIVDAGAGLVVPGMGDSHIHLVSGGAHLASVQLRDAATPEEFARRIGEYARTLPAGAWITGGDWDHTHWGGQLPQRSWIDAVAPDHPVWIARLDGHMALANTAAMRAAGVGDDVADVPGGEIVRNAAGRPTGVFKDNAMGLIARAVPDPTMPQKLAAITAACDYLAERGVTMVHHMGEFADVAALRLAQSRGLLTVRVYACTPLDQWRQLADEIADQGRGNDLLRIGGLKGFVDGSLGSHTAAMLEPFADDPSSRGLLVCRRDDLYRWTKEADRAGLQVMVHAIGDRAIRLQLDVFEQVARENGPRDRRFRIEHAQHIHPDDLPRFARQGVVASMQPYHAIDDGRWAEAVIGPERSATTYAFRSLLDDGARLALGSDWFVAPATPLEGIAAAATRRTLDGKHPGGWVPAQKIAVEEALRAYTAGVAYAGFQEERLGTLEPGKLADLVVLDRNLLETTDDDLPKVRVMATVVGGKMTYRRAAE; this is encoded by the coding sequence ATGCCGGTTGTTCGTTGCGCCATCCTGATCGCTGCGTTCGCGTCGACTCTCGCGGGCTCGGTCGGCGACGCCGCATGTGCCGCCGAACCGGCCGCGCTCGTGGTATTCGGCAAGACTTGGACCGGCGCCGCCGTCCAACCGTGGGCCGAGGCAATCGCGATCCGCGGCGAGCGGATCGTCGCGGTCGGCGCCCGCGGCGAGATCAACGAGCTCGTCGGCCCCGAGACGCGCATCGTCGACGCCGGGGCCGGGCTGGTCGTCCCGGGAATGGGTGACTCCCACATCCACCTCGTCTCCGGCGGGGCGCATCTCGCCTCGGTCCAGTTGCGCGACGCGGCGACCCCCGAGGAGTTCGCCCGCCGAATCGGCGAGTACGCTCGTACGCTCCCGGCGGGGGCCTGGATCACCGGGGGCGATTGGGATCACACCCACTGGGGAGGCCAACTGCCCCAACGCTCCTGGATTGACGCCGTCGCCCCCGACCACCCGGTGTGGATCGCGCGGCTCGACGGGCACATGGCCCTGGCGAACACCGCCGCGATGCGGGCCGCGGGAGTCGGCGACGACGTGGCCGACGTCCCGGGGGGCGAGATCGTCCGCAACGCCGCCGGCCGACCGACCGGGGTGTTCAAGGACAACGCCATGGGGCTGATCGCTCGGGCCGTACCGGATCCGACGATGCCGCAGAAGCTCGCCGCGATCACCGCGGCCTGCGACTACCTCGCCGAGCGCGGCGTAACGATGGTCCACCACATGGGCGAGTTCGCCGACGTCGCGGCGCTGCGGCTCGCTCAGTCGCGGGGACTGCTCACGGTGCGAGTCTACGCCTGTACGCCGCTCGATCAGTGGCGGCAACTCGCCGACGAGATCGCGGACCAAGGTCGCGGCAACGACCTGCTGCGAATCGGCGGGCTCAAGGGGTTCGTCGACGGCTCGCTCGGCTCGCACACCGCGGCGATGCTCGAACCGTTCGCCGACGATCCCTCGAGCCGCGGACTGCTGGTCTGCCGGCGGGATGATCTGTATCGCTGGACGAAGGAGGCCGACCGCGCGGGGCTGCAGGTCATGGTCCACGCGATCGGCGATCGGGCGATCCGGTTGCAGCTCGACGTGTTCGAACAGGTCGCTCGGGAGAACGGCCCGCGCGACCGGCGGTTCCGCATCGAGCACGCCCAGCACATCCACCCCGACGACCTGCCGCGGTTCGCCCGGCAGGGAGTCGTGGCGAGCATGCAGCCGTACCACGCGATTGACGACGGCCGATGGGCCGAAGCGGTGATCGGCCCCGAGCGTTCGGCGACGACCTACGCGTTCCGTTCGCTGCTGGACGACGGCGCTCGGCTGGCCTTGGGGAGCGACTGGTTCGTCGCCCCGGCGACTCCGCTCGAAGGGATCGCCGCCGCCGCGACCCGCCGCACGCTCGACGGCAAGCACCCCGGCGGCTGGGTCCCCGCCCAAAAGATCGCCGTCGAGGAGGCCCTGCGGGCTTACACCGCAGGGGTCGCCTACGCGGGCTTCCAGGAGGAGCGGCTCGGCACGCTGGAACCGGGCAAGCTGGCCGACTTGGTCGTCCTCGACCGCAACCTGCTCGAAACGACCGACGACGACTTGCCGAAGGTCCGCGTCATGGCGACGGTGGTCGGGGGAAAGATGACGTATCGGCGCGCGGCGGAGTGA
- a CDS encoding PQQ-binding-like beta-propeller repeat protein, with amino-acid sequence MRRSLTRLTALCVWLAWCGGLQTAWGAEAPWPRFRGPGGGGIAAADAAPPTEVGPETNLKWKVEAPGGWSSPIVVGDLLVLTAYDGDALWTIAYRRADGSEAWRKEAPYDKLEPFLANEGSPAASTPATDGERIVSYFGSCGLFCYDLAGNELWRFSMPPARTPADFGTGVSPIIAAGLAVLVRDELNSPQIIALDVRTGRPKWDKARTSVSGYGTPAAWTTPAGTQIAAPGYGRMVGYDAATGAEAWFIEGMPASSCTSPVVSDGVLYFAGWSPGAADDAEGFKMPTYDQLLRQYDRNDDGVFAKAEAEGGMFAALFDSNDANKDGKIARDEWEHTLAFMSNSVCSAFAVVPGGEGDASQTHVLWREQSGGLPYVPSPLVYRGQLIMVKDGGIVTACDAATGKRIYQKRAVASGGYYASPVAAGDHVYFTSLADGAITVLKAGAPTPQVVTKNKPLGERTAATPAIVGETLFVRTAGHLWAFAEP; translated from the coding sequence ATGAGGCGATCGCTGACGAGACTGACGGCACTGTGCGTCTGGCTGGCCTGGTGCGGCGGGCTTCAAACGGCTTGGGGCGCCGAGGCGCCTTGGCCGCGCTTTCGCGGCCCGGGAGGCGGCGGAATCGCTGCGGCCGACGCCGCTCCTCCGACGGAAGTCGGCCCCGAGACGAATCTGAAGTGGAAGGTCGAGGCGCCCGGAGGGTGGTCCTCGCCGATCGTCGTCGGCGACCTGCTCGTCCTTACGGCCTACGACGGCGACGCGTTGTGGACGATCGCCTACCGGCGCGCCGACGGCAGCGAAGCGTGGCGGAAGGAGGCGCCCTACGACAAGCTCGAGCCGTTTCTTGCCAATGAAGGGAGCCCCGCCGCCTCAACCCCCGCGACCGACGGCGAGCGGATCGTCTCGTACTTCGGCTCTTGCGGGCTGTTCTGTTACGACCTCGCAGGAAACGAGTTGTGGCGGTTCTCGATGCCTCCCGCCAGGACCCCGGCGGATTTCGGGACCGGCGTGTCGCCGATCATCGCCGCCGGGCTGGCAGTTCTCGTCCGCGACGAATTGAACTCGCCGCAGATCATCGCCCTGGACGTACGGACCGGCCGACCGAAGTGGGACAAGGCGCGGACCAGCGTCAGCGGATACGGCACTCCGGCGGCGTGGACGACTCCCGCGGGGACGCAAATCGCTGCACCCGGCTACGGCCGGATGGTGGGCTACGACGCAGCCACAGGGGCCGAGGCGTGGTTCATCGAGGGGATGCCCGCGTCGTCGTGCACAAGCCCCGTCGTGAGCGACGGGGTGCTGTACTTCGCCGGATGGTCCCCCGGCGCCGCCGACGACGCGGAAGGCTTCAAGATGCCGACGTACGACCAACTGCTCAGGCAGTACGACCGGAACGACGACGGCGTCTTTGCAAAGGCCGAGGCGGAAGGAGGGATGTTTGCCGCTCTGTTCGACAGCAACGACGCGAACAAGGACGGCAAGATCGCGCGCGACGAGTGGGAGCACACCCTCGCGTTCATGTCCAACAGCGTGTGCAGCGCGTTCGCCGTCGTGCCGGGGGGCGAGGGGGATGCGTCCCAGACCCACGTCCTTTGGCGCGAGCAGTCCGGCGGGCTGCCGTACGTGCCTTCCCCCTTGGTCTATCGCGGGCAACTGATCATGGTCAAAGACGGCGGGATCGTCACCGCATGCGACGCCGCGACCGGCAAGCGGATTTACCAGAAGCGGGCTGTCGCGTCGGGGGGGTACTACGCGTCGCCTGTCGCCGCGGGGGACCACGTGTACTTCACGTCGCTCGCCGACGGGGCGATCACGGTCCTCAAGGCGGGGGCCCCGACGCCCCAGGTCGTGACCAAGAACAAGCCGCTCGGCGAGCGGACTGCGGCCACCCCGGCGATCGTCGGCGAGACGCTGTTTGTTCGCACGGCCGGCCACCTGTGGGCGTTTGCAGAGCCATGA
- a CDS encoding restriction endonuclease: protein MIEDLDARVSQAVKLFWRTRAKQAKNQGSATGKKDAGLRAAVTGGKHLDGFTGICRDLLAQAGLADAEVHWRSKKELPGYYRAEKSWDLLVVVEGRLLAVVEFKAQVGPSFGNNFNNRTEEALGNAADLWAAYREGAFKPSARPWLGYVFILEDCPRSQAPVKLKQPHFQAFPEFVGASYAKRYELLLTKLLRERLYDGASLLLTPRDQGRQGAYSCPSEELQFRTFAAGLYAHAIARAQRS from the coding sequence ATGATTGAAGACCTTGACGCCCGCGTAAGCCAAGCCGTCAAGTTGTTCTGGCGCACGCGAGCCAAGCAGGCGAAGAATCAGGGGAGCGCCACCGGCAAGAAAGACGCCGGGCTGCGGGCCGCCGTCACGGGAGGAAAACACCTCGACGGCTTCACCGGCATCTGCCGCGATCTCCTGGCCCAGGCGGGTCTCGCGGACGCCGAAGTCCATTGGAGAAGCAAGAAAGAACTCCCCGGATACTATCGGGCGGAGAAGAGCTGGGACCTGCTGGTCGTCGTCGAGGGGCGTCTGCTGGCAGTCGTCGAGTTCAAGGCGCAGGTCGGGCCGTCCTTCGGCAACAATTTCAACAATCGTACCGAAGAGGCCTTGGGCAACGCCGCCGACTTGTGGGCGGCGTATCGCGAAGGGGCGTTCAAGCCCTCCGCACGCCCCTGGCTTGGGTACGTGTTCATTCTGGAAGACTGCCCTCGCTCGCAAGCGCCTGTGAAGCTCAAGCAACCGCACTTCCAGGCGTTTCCGGAATTCGTCGGCGCCTCTTATGCCAAACGATACGAATTACTGCTCACCAAGCTTCTGCGCGAGCGACTCTACGACGGAGCAAGCCTCTTGCTGACCCCTCGCGATCAGGGGCGACAGGGCGCGTACTCGTGCCCCTCGGAAGAACTGCAGTTTCGGACTTTTGCAGCAGGCCTCTACGCCCATGCGATAGCGCGGGCCCAGCGCAGCTAA
- a CDS encoding site-specific DNA-methyltransferase, producing MAKDAVAMGRIAEALKSMPTAHRLILGDARTMEIPGESVHLVVTSPPYWTLKRYAESEGQLGHHEDYEGFLVELDRVWRACYDALVPGGRVICVVGDVCLSRRKNNGRHTVVPLHASIQEHCRLIGFDNLSPIIWHKIANAAYEATGNGGSFLGKPYEPNAVIKNDIEFILMERKPGGYRSPSVATRVLSLIAESDHRAWFQQIWTGLTGASTKQHPAPYPVELAERLIRMFSFAGDTVLDPFLGSGTTTIAAMNTGRNSVGFEINAGYLKIAEKRVYSARDFFTDAEVAVDD from the coding sequence TTGGCAAAAGACGCTGTCGCGATGGGACGGATCGCCGAAGCCCTCAAATCGATGCCGACGGCCCATCGGCTGATCCTCGGCGACGCGCGGACGATGGAGATCCCCGGCGAATCGGTCCACCTCGTCGTGACCTCGCCTCCTTACTGGACGCTCAAGCGGTATGCGGAATCGGAAGGACAACTCGGGCATCACGAAGACTACGAAGGGTTCCTCGTCGAACTCGATCGCGTTTGGAGGGCGTGCTACGACGCGCTTGTGCCGGGGGGGCGAGTAATCTGCGTCGTCGGCGACGTCTGCCTGTCCCGCCGCAAAAACAACGGCCGTCACACGGTCGTACCGCTCCATGCTTCGATCCAGGAACATTGTCGGCTGATCGGATTTGACAATCTGTCGCCGATCATTTGGCACAAGATCGCTAACGCCGCCTACGAGGCGACGGGCAACGGCGGTTCGTTCTTGGGAAAACCCTACGAGCCGAACGCCGTCATCAAGAACGACATCGAGTTTATTCTCATGGAGCGCAAGCCAGGGGGATATCGAAGTCCTTCGGTCGCCACGCGCGTCCTGAGTTTGATTGCCGAATCCGATCATCGGGCTTGGTTTCAGCAAATCTGGACGGGCCTGACCGGAGCCTCGACCAAGCAGCATCCGGCGCCCTATCCCGTGGAATTGGCGGAGCGGTTGATTCGCATGTTCAGCTTCGCCGGCGACACGGTCTTGGATCCCTTCCTGGGGAGCGGGACCACGACGATCGCCGCCATGAATACGGGACGCAACAGCGTCGGTTTCGAGATCAACGCCGGATATCTCAAGATTGCCGAAAAGCGCGTCTATTCGGCCCGAGATTTCTTCACCGACGCGGAGGTGGCGGTCGATGATTGA